In one Diprion similis isolate iyDipSimi1 chromosome 6, iyDipSimi1.1, whole genome shotgun sequence genomic region, the following are encoded:
- the LOC124406428 gene encoding transmembrane protein 62-like, whose translation MFKMRIAKSTVIFLVFVLMLSVFMANVANLINVDSHAANSTPLYEGLDDAEPQWLPPKKYDIFDSPDHLVWFLQISDIHVSIFQDPSRITELKEFCDITVSAIRPAVVLASGDLTDAKAKDRMGSGQIQGEWEHYRRILEETDVLKKTEWLDVRGNHDNFNVLSLASKENYYLNYSIQGREHPRSYMHQIAVGSEKYTFIAIDACLEPGPRRPFNFVGIFTNTEADSVGKYVQQARAQGGDYIIWFGHYPTSCILAQCSGGIRSILGRYREGLVYLCGHFHTLGGTVPNMYTLQHAGFLELELADWKDNRAYRLAAIDHGQFSFIDIKHRDWPVALITNPKHALYVMPQKENLQSIFESTHIRVLAFSITDLKSVEVQIDNGRWLECRRVKGPLYSVKWNPKEYKSGLHHIQVRVVDNEGREKITSQPFSLDGTRMSFRLLPRLVLMFNISHFFQVLFGTMLILLVVPLSVLRFLHKLCESGKLQRPRIRIKVFHRWFRKLWILSTIDRLFYPLVLYVLYLTVGPWSIGEIIENRTGMIFAWGTWVGSSYLPGSFTYAYGFFQLLSFQLPLTLILAHRADQRVYLMEKSSRKPPTILNLLQRHTLLVLLVTMQASMVYFFWLAYGTMAIILGPMRTWSVLLAIVLWYQINVMPDSYFRSAAMVWSSKSPALSNMEDEANTEGSSSHKQ comes from the exons ATCTTATTAACGTTGATTCGCATGCCGCTAACAGTACACCACTTTATGAAGGATTGGATGACGCTGAACCCCAATGGCTCCCTCCAAagaaatatgatatttttgaCTCGCCTGACCACCTTGTTTGGTTTTTACAG atatcggataTTCATGTAAGCATCTTTCAAGATCCATCCAGAATTAcagaattgaaagaattttgtgACATCACGGTTAGCGCCATCAGGCCTGCGGTTGTTCTCGCCTCTG GTGACTTGACTGATGCAAAGGCAAAGGATAGAATGGGGTCAGGGCAGATTCAAGGAGAATGGGAGCATTATAGAAGGATTCTAGAGGAAAcggatgttttaaaaaaaactgagtGGCTCGACGTCAGAGGAAATCATG acaacTTCAATGTGCTTAGCTTGGCTtccaaagaaaattattacctAAACTATTCAATCCAAGGGCGTGAGCACCCGCGATCATATATGCATCAAATCGCAGTCGGATCAGAGAAATATACTTTCATTGCGATTGACGCTTGCCTAGAACCTGGGCCACGTAGACCATTCAATTTTGTCGGCATTTTCACTAATACTGAAGCGGATAGTGTTGGAAAATATGTACAGCAGGCAAGGGCACAAGGTGGAGATTACATTATATGGTTTGGGCACTATCCAACGTCGTGCATATTAGCGCAATGCAGCGGAGGAATTAGAAGTATTTTGG GGAGATATAGAGAAGGACTTGTCTATCTTTGCGGACACTTTCATACACTGGGTGGCACTGTGCCTAACATGTACACATTACAGCACGCAGGATTTCTGGAATTGGAACTTGCGGACTGGAAGGATAACAGAGC gtaTCGACTAGCAGCAATAGATCAtggtcaattttcatttattgacaTAAAACATCGTGACTGGCCTGTGGCATTGATCACCAATCCGAAACATGCACTATACGTGATGCCACAAAAAGAGAATTTACAGTCTATTTTTGAATCCACGCACATCAG AGTATTGGCATTCTCCATCACAGATCTGAAATCGGTTGAAGTTCAGATTGACAACGGGAGATGGTTGGAATGCCGTCGAGTTAAAGGGCCACTTTACAGTGTCAAATGGAATCCAAAAGAATACAAAAGTGGGCTCCATCATATACAG GTACGAGTTGTGGATAATGAAGGACGAGAGAAAATCACAAGTCAGCCATTTTCTTTGGATGGAACTAGAATGTCATTCCGACTCTTACCCAGATTGGTTCTTATGTTTAATATCAGTCACTTT TTTCAAGTATTGTTCGGCACAATGCTGATTCTGCTGGTGGTTCCATTAAGTGTTCTTCGATTTCTCCACAAGCTCTGCGAAA GTGGAAAGCTGCAGCGTCCTAGAATACGGATAAAAGTATTTCATCGATGGTTTCGCAAATTATGGATTCTGTCCACCATTGATCGTCTTTTCTACCCATTAGTACTATATGTATTGTACCTAACAGTGG GTCCATGGAGTATCGGAGAGATAATCGAGAATCGTACTGGGATGATATTTGCTTGGGGCACATGGGTTGGATCATCTTACCTCCCAGGATCTTTCACCTATGCTTAtggtttttttcaattattatcttttCAATTACCTCTCACACTAATCCTAGCTCATCGTGCTGACCAAAG ggTATATCTAATGGAAAAATCGTCAAGGAAACCTCCTACAATATTAAATCTGTTACAAAGGCATACGTTGCTTGTGTTATTAGTTACCATGCAGGCAAGtatggtatattttttttggcttgCTTATGGAACAATGGCTATCATCCTTGGTCCCATGCGTACTTGGAGTGTACTTTTAGCCATTGTTTTATGGTACCAAATTAACGTGATGCCCGATAGTTACTTCAG GAGCGCTGCAATGGTATGGTCATCCAAAAGCCCTGCACTAAGCAACATGGAAGATGAGGCTAATACGGAGGGATCAAGCAGTCATAaacaatga